Below is a window of Desulfuromonadaceae bacterium DNA.
TCTCGTTCTCCCTGCTACCGGTGGCGATGATGCCATTGCTGCTGCATTTGCAGCAGCCGTTTCGTGGCATAAACGTCATGATGACACCGCATTTTACCTCGGCGATCGCGGCCTTCGGGATCGTTTTTACCACTTACGCTTGTATCGTCGCGACGGAACTCTGGTTTGTCTACCGGGCCTATTTCGTCACGACTGCTCTGGAATTGAAGGCAAAGGCGAATAAGGGCGCCATCGACACGTTTCGCCAGCTGCTCTTCTCAGTGCTCACACTGGGCGCCTGGGACATCAGCAAGGAAGCGCAGCAAAAGGACCATAAGGCCTGCACAAAAATGGCCGCCATCGGTATCCCGGTCGCCTGTTTTTTGCACGGTTACGCCGGTTTCATCTTCGGTTCGGTCAAAGCTAACGCTCTCTGGATGACCCCGCTTATGCCGGTTATCTTCATCTGTTCGGCGGTTGTTTCCGGAATCGCGCTTTGCATTCTCTATTACGTTGTGGTTCAGGAAGCGCGCAAATTTATGGCGCGTCGCAAGCTGGCCCGTTGGGCGAAGGATCCATCTGCGCCGACGGCTGAGCAGCTCGAAGGGGCCAAAAAAGAAGAGGTTGAGATAACCTCTAACTACCTGATGTACTTCATGATTGCTGCAATAACTTTGGAAATCCTGGACTTGATATTCCGTGGTTATACTCAAGTCAAGTCATGGGATATCCTGCGCGAAGTCATCATGGAGCGTGACTTTATCAAGATCTTCGTTCTCCAGTATGGGCTTGGAAACGCGCTACCCTTCCTGATGATGGTTCTGCCTGGGCGCAACGTCCGTCGTACCACCATCGCCTGTGCGCTGGTGTTGTTCGGCGTGTTCATGATGCGCTGGAACGTCGTTATCGGTGGCCAGGCATTCTCTTTGAGCTTCGCCGGATTCATGCACTATCATCTGCCGATCATCCCGCACGATATGGAGACCTTCAAGGAGGGTTTGTTCGGCGCGCTGACGGTTATGACGACTCCGTTCGTGCTCTTCTATTTTCTCAACATGATTTTCCCGGCCTTTATGGTCGACAAGGAAGATGCCCAGCATTAGACC
It encodes the following:
- the nrfD gene encoding polysulfide reductase NrfD codes for the protein MLEQAAHLVVHGEAWTVKELFVLPNEYIYWSIQIVMYPFMTGLVAGAFVLSSLYHVFHVEKLKEIAKFSLVFSFSLLPVAMMPLLLHLQQPFRGINVMMTPHFTSAIAAFGIVFTTYACIVATELWFVYRAYFVTTALELKAKANKGAIDTFRQLLFSVLTLGAWDISKEAQQKDHKACTKMAAIGIPVACFLHGYAGFIFGSVKANALWMTPLMPVIFICSAVVSGIALCILYYVVVQEARKFMARRKLARWAKDPSAPTAEQLEGAKKEEVEITSNYLMYFMIAAITLEILDLIFRGYTQVKSWDILREVIMERDFIKIFVLQYGLGNALPFLMMVLPGRNVRRTTIACALVLFGVFMMRWNVVIGGQAFSLSFAGFMHYHLPIIPHDMETFKEGLFGALTVMTTPFVLFYFLNMIFPAFMVDKEDAQH